AAGGGCCTCGTCTGGTGGTTCCGTCTGCGTCAAGACAGCTTCAAGTATTCAAGCTGGATCTGAAACTAGGATCTGGGTCTGGATCTCAAGAATTGCTTAATTCGCTGGAAAAGAACTCGGTTGCTTCGCTACTAGATGCCAAAATTGTTCAGACTCTGAAACATCTGGCGTCGTTGAGAGAGCGTATTAATGATACTGCATCTAAAGTGCTTGTCACTGGAGACTTGAATTCGGGTAAATCTACGTTTTGTAACGCTTTGCTGCGAAGACGAATTCTTCCTGAAGATCAGCAGCCCTGTACAAACGTATTTTGTGAAGTGCGAGACTGTCGTGAGAATGATGGACTTGAACAGGTGCATGCAGTACTGATTGATCGTGAGTACGATCGCAATGACGAAGCTACTTATGAGATACATGGTCTGGATAGTCTAGACGACTTAGTTTATGAGTTCCAGAAATACTCGATTCTCAAGGTGTATGTTGACGAGAAGCGACCACCTCATGAGTCACTGCTTCGTAATGGAGTGGTGGATATCTCACTTATAGACGCACCAGGGCTGAATATGAGCTCTTTCCAGACCACTAGAGTGTTTTCCCGCCAAGAGGAAATCGATCTAGTGGTGTTTGTAGTGAGCGCCGAAAATCATTTCACTCTATCAGCCAACGAATTTATTTCTAGTGTGGCTAACGAAAAatcatttatatttattgttgtCAATCAGTTTGACAAGATCAAGGACAGATCACGATGCATGAACAGGATTTTGGGCCAAGTCGAAAAGTTGTCCCCCCAGACTCATAAAGATGCCCGGGACTTTGTGCATTTTGTCAGTTCTAGGGATGTTGGTACcagtagtggtggtggaggtggtgacGATGGGCCtgatggagatgatggagatggtggTAATGGAAGAGATGACGATCTCAGTCCTGATTTTGATCGTTTGGAAGAGTCGTTACGAAACTTTGTGCTGGAAAAACGGTCATTGTCGAAACTGGCACCTGCAAAGACATATCTTAACAATATCTTGCAGGACATTGAAATCCTGTCAGAGGTGAATATCAAGTTTACAAAGTCAGAGCGTGATTTAAGACTTCATGAACTGGACGATATGACACCCAAATTCGAGCACGCTCTCAGTGATAGTGTCAAGGTCACCGAGAAGATTGACAAGGATATCGAGCACTGTGCCGAGAAACTGTATGAGCACACCAAGAAAGAACTCAACAGAGTGCTCATGCAAACCGGCCAGTTGCCATCTGTCAGTTATACATCTATTTTCGACGCATACAATTATGCCAATAGCATTCGAGCAGCGATTATCCAGCGAATTCAAGACGCTGTATACGACTGCGAAGTCCATGccagaaaagaaactgCTATAGTAGTCAACTCGATCAAGTCATTGGGAATTCTTCATTTAGGAGAGCAACCAGCGTTCTTAAAGATATTCAAAGAAGATGCCATGTTTACTAAAGGACGACACAACCTCGCACGATCCATCCAAGCCGAGCTTTCAGTGTCTGATTTCATcaccgctgctgctcctacaTGGGTTAGTGTAATTACCAACCCTTTTAATTCACTACTAACTCTTGGCGAGAAGAGCAAGGAACTGACATTGTCAGAGATATCTGAACCCATCAGCCAAGTAGGAACTGTCAACAACGCTCTTACCGTAGCATCGGTTATTGGCGGTGGTCAGATGATCTTACAATCGAAATGGCTCAACCACGCTCTGAACGCAGTCAGATGGGTCGACTTCCAACTTCTAAAACGATTACTAGTTCCTGCCCTGGTAGTTGGTTCTGTCTGCGGAGTGGCATACGTGATCTCCGAAGTTCCCAACTCAGTTCCACGAAACGTATCACGCAAAATCGCCCGTGAAGTGGTCAGCCTGGGCTATGTCGAAGCCAACGCCAAACGAATCGCTAAAGAAAGCCGCAAAGTGTTAAAATACCCGTCTCAAGACGTTCGCACCGGGTTCCAACGACTCATCGAAAACACTGCCCATCAACGCGAGGCGTGTGAAAAGTCTGCCAAAGAAGCACAAGCGGGCTACGAGTACTTCGTCAAACTCCACACCGACGCGGCGCACCAACGGGCTCTCATCGACCAGTGCAACCTCGAGACGCATCTCGAAGTCGACTAGcataatttttttggtctATAATTTGATATGTAAATAGCATTATCCTACATCCCACCCGacgtctgcctccggcggctggggcttcgcccagaccccgctgctcctctcgcttcactcgagtcgggtgtgtTGGACCCAGCATTTTCTAGGGACCCCGTAGctacgactcgagcgaagcgagaggagcagcggggtctgaggcgcagccccagctgccggaggcatgtctAATCCTCGTACTCCCCTTCCTCATCCAGGTCCTCTTCACCGTCACTGGACGgctcttcgtcgtcgtcatcgtcggAGATGAGCCCGCGCCACTTCACCATTCGGTTCTGAAGATCTATACGGTCGCCAGCGACAATGAACTTTCCCTGACCGAGGTGGTGGATGGTCCGCTGCTCTTGGCGGTCTTTATCTATCCATGCTCGCACCACTCTTAATACAAACAGGTCGTATTTGCTCACAAGACTGGTGTTTTCAACCACACATTCGAGATTCGCAAGACACTCGCCAATCAGGGGAGCTTTGACTTTGGATCCTTGGACTGCTGTCAGGTTATATTCTCGGAACTTATTGACCTCGTCGCCCGAACAATTACCAATATCAACGACAGTCTCGGCCATATCCACTGTAGGAACTGCAATAACACACTCTTTGGTTTTTTTAAGAGTGTTGAAGCTGTAATCCCACGGACCCAACGAGCACGCTATCAGCGTCGGATGATGGTGCTGCAGCATCATATGAAACCCCATGGTCATAACATTAATCGACTCGTCTCGAGCCCGAGTCGTCACCAGCACAATCGGACCCGGTTCTATCAACTGACACACTTTCTTGAGCGGAAAACTGTGTAAAACCATCCTCGATATCAACCTCTAAGATCTGAAGCAATCTACGATTCTATCTTGGAAATGCAATTATATTGCCGCTTCGGGTAACCCCCTGTCGATCTCCAACATCGGATCTCGGGGGTCgaccctgcctccggcggctggggctctgccccagaccccgtagctcctgcttcgcaggagagacCGGACTCCCcacgccccgactcgagcgcagcgaaaggagcagcggggtctggggctcagccccagccgccggaggcagaattGGGTCCGTTAAATGCTGTTCTATGTACATTTTAGAGGTCTATGTTGACTGTTTTGAGGGCCGTGATGGCCCAGGAGGGGTATTTTTCGCGGTCCCCGTTGTACAGGTCGTGGAAGAACTGTTTGACGAAGTCGGGATACGAGTCTTGCAGGATGGCACGTCGGGCTCGGCGCATCAGTTCCAGTTGGTAGTACACGTTGTGGAGGGTGAGAAGATGTGCTCCGGCGGTTTCTTTGGCTGCCAGGtggaaaataaaagatCTTGTGATGCCGAGTCCACCCTCGGATTTCGGTTTACAGATGGGACAACCGCATCCTTCTTCGACGGGCGAGAAGTCGTCCATGTACTTTCGGCTTCTCAGGTTGAGATTGCCGAACCGCGTGATGGCGTTTCCAAATCTGGCGGTTCTGGTAGGATATACACAGTCAAACAGGTCGGCTCCTAACGCTACTGATACCACGAGGTCTTCGGCATATCCTACTCCCATACAGTATCGGGGTTTGTTGGCAGGCAGAAGATCAGTACAGAGAGACACAACTCTACAGTACGATTCTTTATCTTCTCCTCCGGATAATCCTCCAATAGCAATTCCAGGAGTGTCACGAGCAGCCATTTCTGCGCAACATTGACGACGTAGGTCGAGATCTAGTCCTCCTTGGATGATGGCGAATAGGTTCTGTGTGTCGGGGTTCTTGTGGGATTTTATACATCTATCGAGCCATCTGATGCTTCTATGCATGGCCTCCTCGACACGAGGTCCTGTAGTCAGAGTAGCTACTACGTCGTCAAGTTGCATCATGATATCTGAACCAATACTGTTCTGTAGCGACATGGAATGTTCAGGGGTCAGCAACATGGGCGACCCGTCGTGGGGACTCAGAAAATTCACTCCTTCTTCTGTGATAGTAGCAAGTTTCAATAACGATACCATTTGGAACCCGCCACTATCGGTGAGGATGTTTCCATTCCATCCTTGGAGTTTATGAGCTCCTCCAACGGTATCCAGAGTTTCTTGACCTGGTTTCAGTCCCAAGTGATATGTGTTATTTAAACAGATTTTACAGCCCAGATCTTTCAGTTGTTCATAGGTCAACCCTTTTAAAGACGCTTGAGTGCCTACTGGCATAAACATCGGCGTTTCTACTGTTCCATGGGGTAGTTTCATGGTCGCAGCTCGTGCTTTGGATTTCGAACATTTTCCCACCAGTTCAAATTTCATAGCTGGTCCTTGGTAGCTGGTAGCTGTCGAGGACACGCTGGAAATGCTTCCTAGAGCTCCTTTCTCCACACTTTTCTGAAGCAGCCCGCTCATTATCCtcataaatattttatttttgttccGAGCTTATCTACCGTCGACGTCGAAAATcaaatttttgtttttctgtTATGTAAGGTTAAATACTGCAGATCGGCAAAAGATAAGCCTCAGGGTCCAGTGCGAATTCGTGAACTAGGgtgtcttttttttgcctccggcggctggggctccgccccagaccccgtggctcctctcgctccgcttGAGTCGTTATCCACTGGtgcctttttcttttttctctgGTTTATCGGCTTGCGAATGGTGCTTCGAGGGGAATCATGAGTCGCACGGCTCAAATTTTTTGGCATGTTCGAAATGCAAGTCGATCCAGGTATCTTCACAAGATCTCTCACTGGGTTAATTGAACTTGAAACCATTGTCAATGTCGTTTAAGAAGAAAACTGTCGTAATATCTGGTGGGACTGGGACTGGAGCTGTTGGAAGAACTCCAGCTCAGTCCATGGTTCCAGGACGTGTTCCTGCTGTCCCAATATCAACATCTGGACCAGCACAAATTAGAGGTGGTCCAGTTGCCAGAGGTCCTGTTCCaggatctggtgctggaattGCTCCGGGATTGAGTACTTCTAGGGGGCTGGCGTCTGTACGGACGGTAGATGTTACTATTCAGAATcgtggttcttcttcatctcaGATATCAACTAGCAACATCATGGAACATGATGGAGTGAGACCCTCTTTACAGACATCTGCTCCTACAATTTCCCTTGGATCCAGTAGTCTGGATAAGTTATTAAATCATGGTGGTCTGCCATTGGGATCTTTATtggcagttgaagaatctgGATCAACCGATTTCGCCAGTATCATTCTACGGAGCTTTGCCGCTCAGGGTATTGTTCATGCTCGATTGCTGGATCAAACTAAAAAAGCAATTGCTCCTACAAGAATTGTCGTCGTTGGGGGTGACGATTCATGGGGCATGGAACTTCCTGGCGTTTAtaaagacaagaaagaagctGCTCGTGAAAACCTCAGGAAAGAGCAGTCGAGAATCTCAGTAGGAAACCTTGCTAATAATCCTTCTACGACACGTATAACAACTGGATCCAATAATGAAGAAATCAACTCCAACTCATCTCCTAGTGTCACTTCCTCTACCGATTCAGCTTCAGCTAATGAGACAAGTACCGCTTCTGGTGACTCTACTACTGCTAATACTACCACATCTGGCGAAAGTCGTAGCTCACATGATATGAAGATTGCCTGGAGATATGCGCAGAATTCAGCACCGAAGAGCAATGTTGCTAACGAAACCGTAACCTCGAAACCTAATTACACAACATTATTCGACTTCACATCACGACTAATACCTAGACCCAGTGTCAATGAGATCAGTTATATCCCAGTGAAAACCAGTTTTGCATCGATAATATCACAACTGGAGACGATATCTCAGCAAGCCAGTAGTAAAGGCATGGTTCTCAGGGTGGTAGTTCCATCTCTACTACATCCAGCAATCTACCCACCACATTTTGCACACCCTAACGAGCTAATTCCATTCCTCCACTCGCTTCGAGGTTTATGTCGCAAGTATCCACAGACTCTCACGGTCATCATATCACTGCCATTACAACTGTTTCCCCGAGACACTGCTCTAATCCGGTGGTTCGAGCTATTATGTGACGGTGTCCTGCATTTAGAACCGTttccagaagaaatcattaACGAACTTCGAGAAGCCAATTCTAAAGATATTGGCGGGTCCTCATCCTCCAAAACAACGTCGTCGAGCAATGCAAACCAATCACAGGGGCTAGTTCACATTTACAAGCTTCCTGTCTTCTCAGAAAAAGGAGTAATGGCTGTCCGCAAAAGTGAGCATGCTTTCCGTGTAGGACGCCGCCAGTTCGAAGTCCAAGAATGGGGCATTCCTGTCGAAGATGCCCCAGGTCCCGACACCGAAGAATCCAAAAAGCTCGACTACTAACCATCCAAAAACTGGAgaccccacgcccgactcgagcgcagcgagaggagcagcggggtctggggcggagccccagccgccggaggccatCCCCAACCCAAACGAGCACAAATAGacatatttatactttttttgttcccctgccagcctccggcggccggggcTCCTCCTCAGATCCCGTGGTACCTGCTTCGCAGGTGGGTTTAGGACTCAGGGGTGGGACCTGctttggaccctgcagatGCGCATCTGCGTAGGGTAAGTATGCAAGATAATAATATGGACTCGCAGCAGAGATCTGATAAGAATCTTTCTGTTGAGTATCGGCGGGACGACGGGTCTGCTTCGGACGGTGCACCCTGATTCATGACTGAAACCGTAAAATAGATTGGTTACAAGGTGTAGTTAGGGTCGCGTCGCACAAGACGTTTAGATTTGTGTCAATCAAGTTTAGATGGAATAATAATGCCTCGAACAAACGGAGTAGAACGATCGCATGGCACTTTTGGACATGGATCCGGGAATGGAGGTGGTTTGGGACGTGGGAATCTCAGTCCTGAAGAACAGTCGCCTCGGGCATCTCAGGAGTCGGTGGGAATAATATCTTGGCAGAATGGAACTATTCCGAAGATTCGAATCCGAATCCCTAGTAATACCCGCCAGAAGCTTGCTAGAGTCATTAATAAGACGCTTCCGGCATTTATTATCAATGGACTTAATGAGGTTAATATCAGTGGTTTACCTAATGATCATTCTTCTGGCCTTTCAAGTGGGTTTTCTAATGTATTTGATAATGGGCAGGGTCATGGACATGGTCGTGGtaaccacaacaacaatctgGAATCCGACAGAACTTTCAGCACTCAGTCTGCTTCGCATCTTCATACCGGTGGGTTTGCTAACACATCTTCCCGGTCTGTTAATTCGGATCATGTGATATTAGAAGGTCTGGCTGTGCCGAGCTCGTCTCATCATTCACTTCATCATGCGAGGTCCACGCTGTCGTTTGAATCGGTTCCGTCGATGATGTCTAGGGCGTCGCAGCGGTCACAACGATCACAACCGGTGTATGATATCCAAGGGTCTGCTGTCAATGTTAATCCCAGTGGTAATGCCAATGTCAGTGGTAATGTTAATAGTTCTATTCATGGTTTTGGTGTTGGAACCAGTGGTAATAATACTGGTTCTGGTAGTGGAAGTGGTAACGGTTCGATGGGTGCTCCTATAACTAGATACTATTCATGGACCTCGACTCATTCCGGAATTCCTTCTCCGATA
The Sugiyamaella lignohabitans strain CBS 10342 chromosome A, complete sequence genome window above contains:
- the FZO1 gene encoding mitofusin (Mitofusin; integral membrane protein involved in mitochondrial outer membrane tethering and fusion; role in mitochondrial genome maintenance; efficient tethering and degradation of Fzo1p requires an intact N-terminal GTPase domain; targeted for destruction by the ubiquitin ligase SCF-Mdm30p and the cytosolic ubiquitin-proteasome system; GO_component: GO:0016021 - integral component of membrane [Evidence IEA]; GO_component: GO:0031307 - integral component of mitochondrial outer membrane [Evidence IDA] [PMID 11266460]; GO_component: GO:0031307 - integral component of mitochondrial outer membrane [Evidence IDA] [PMID 9685359]; GO_component: GO:0031307 - integral component of mitochondrial outer membrane [Evidence IDA] [PMID 9786948]; GO_component: GO:0016020 - membrane [Evidence IEA]; GO_component: GO:0005743 - mitochondrial inner membrane [Evidence IDA] [PMID 11266460]; GO_component: GO:0031966 - mitochondrial membrane [Evidence IEA]; GO_component: GO:0005741 - mitochondrial outer membrane [Evidence IEA,IEA,IEA]; GO_component: GO:0005741 - mitochondrial outer membrane [Evidence IDA] [PMID 16407407]; GO_component: GO:0005739 - mitochondrion [Evidence IEA]; GO_component: GO:0005739 - mitochondrion [Evidence IDA] [PMID 16823961]; GO_function: GO:0005525 - GTP binding [Evidence IEA,IEA]; GO_function: GO:0003924 - GTPase activity [Evidence IEA]; GO_function: GO:0003924 - GTPase activity [Evidence IDA] [PMID 19812251]; GO_function: GO:0016787 - hydrolase activity [Evidence IEA]; GO_function: GO:0000166 - nucleotide binding [Evidence IEA]; GO_function: GO:0042803 - protein homodimerization activity [Evidence IDA] [PMID 16624808]; GO_process: GO:0006184 - GTP catabolic process [Evidence IEA]; GO_process: GO:0008152 - metabolic process [Evidence IEA]; GO_process: GO:0008053 - mitochondrial fusion [Evidence IEA]; GO_process: GO:0008053 - mitochondrial fusion [Evidence IMP,IPI] [PMID 12808034]; GO_process: GO:0008053 - mitochondrial fusion [Evidence IMP] [PMID 9786948]; GO_process: GO:0051646 - mitochondrion localization [Evidence IGI] [PMID 23341591]), with amino-acid sequence MSGTSGDCGSGSGSDSGASSSSSSSSNSSNSSVTGPQVYDKGKAKAPEIRRNDSNEDGLDTNGHSENNRPGLGSDGVDSNIDFGFDLRPDVISSNRSLSAAAGSSSSGSGSSSFHRRAPSINTQRQAFTQINQLQYNQNRLVLAGAIQQATDLLNDLQQMNRVWPIYYPREAVEGPSSESASTNTNDSASSTANMTVLNGGANSSTNGTVNGSSDNSTSSQKDSKHQEISENGTGRSQNGNSINSSDNQGPRLVVPSASRQLQVFKLDLKLGSGSGSQELLNSLEKNSVASLLDAKIVQTLKHLASLRERINDTASKVLVTGDLNSGKSTFCNALLRRRILPEDQQPCTNVFCEVRDCRENDGLEQVHAVLIDREYDRNDEATYEIHGLDSLDDLVYEFQKYSILKVYVDEKRPPHESLLRNGVVDISLIDAPGLNMSSFQTTRVFSRQEEIDLVVFVVSAENHFTLSANEFISSVANEKSFIFIVVNQFDKIKDRSRCMNRILGQVEKLSPQTHKDARDFVHFVSSRDVGTSSGGGGGDDGPDGDDGDGGNGRDDDLSPDFDRLEESLRNFVLEKRSLSKLAPAKTYLNNILQDIEILSEVNIKFTKSERDLRLHELDDMTPKFEHALSDSVKVTEKIDKDIEHCAEKLYEHTKKELNRVLMQTGQLPSVSYTSIFDAYNYANSIRAAIIQRIQDAVYDCEVHARKETAIVVNSIKSLGILHLGEQPAFLKIFKEDAMFTKGRHNLARSIQAELSVSDFITAAAPTWVSVITNPFNSLLTLGEKSKELTLSEISEPISQVGTVNNALTVASVIGGGQMILQSKWLNHALNAVRWVDFQLLKRLLVPALVVGSVCGVAYVISEVPNSVPRNVSRKIAREVVSLGYVEANAKRIAKESRKVLKYPSQDVRTGFQRLIENTAHQREACEKSAKEAQAGYEYFVKLHTDAAHQRALIDQCNLETHLEVD
- a CDS encoding queuine tRNA-ribosyltransferase (Fungal Genetics Stock Center 12732; Fungal Genetics Stock Center 12731) encodes the protein MSGLLQKSVEKGALGSISSVSSTATSYQGPAMKFELVGKCSKSKARAATMKLPHGTVETPMFMPVGTQASLKGLTYEQLKDLGCKICLNNTYHLGLKPGQETLDTVGGAHKLQGWNGNILTDSGGFQMVSLLKLATITEEGVNFLSPHDGSPMLLTPEHSMSLQNSIGSDIMMQLDDVVATLTTGPRVEEAMHRSIRWLDRCIKSHKNPDTQNLFAIIQGGLDLDLRRQCCAEMAARDTPGIAIGGLSGGEDKESYCRVVSLCTDLLPANKPRYCMGVGYAEDLVVSVALGADLFDCVYPTRTARFGNAITRFGNLNLRSRKYMDDFSPVEEGCGCPICKPKSEGGLGITRSFIFHLAAKETAGAHLLTLHNVYYQLELMRRARRAILQDSYPDFVKQFFHDLYNGDREKYPSWAITALKTVNIDL
- the ELP4 gene encoding Elongator subunit ELP4 (Subunit of hexameric RecA-like ATPase Elp456 Elongator subcomplex; which is required for modification of wobble nucleosides in tRNA; required for Elongator structural integrity; GO_component: GO:0033588 - Elongator holoenzyme complex [Evidence IEA]; GO_component: GO:0033588 - Elongator holoenzyme complex [Evidence IDA] [PMID 11689709]; GO_component: GO:0005737 - cytoplasm [Evidence IEA,IEA]; GO_component: GO:0005737 - cytoplasm [Evidence IDA] [PMID 11914276]; GO_component: GO:0005634 - nucleus [Evidence IEA,IEA]; GO_function: GO:0016887 - ATPase activity [Evidence IDA] [PMID 22343726]; GO_function: GO:0000049 - tRNA binding [Evidence IDA] [PMID 22343726]; GO_process: GO:0006357 - regulation of transcription from RNA polymerase II promoter [Evidence IEA]; GO_process: GO:0006357 - regulation of transcription from RNA polymerase II promoter [Evidence IMP] [PMID 11689709]; GO_process: GO:0006355 - regulation of transcription, DNA-templated [Evidence IEA]; GO_process: GO:0002098 - tRNA wobble uridine modification [Evidence IMP] [PMID 18755837]; GO_process: GO:0006351 - transcription, DNA-templated [Evidence IEA]), translating into MSFKKKTVVISGGTGTGAVGRTPAQSMVPGRVPAVPISTSGPAQIRGGPVARGPVPGSGAGIAPGLSTSRGLASVRTVDVTIQNRGSSSSQISTSNIMEHDGVRPSLQTSAPTISLGSSSLDKLLNHGGLPLGSLLAVEESGSTDFASIILRSFAAQGIVHARLLDQTKKAIAPTRIVVVGGDDSWGMELPGVYKDKKEAARENLRKEQSRISVGNLANNPSTTRITTGSNNEEINSNSSPSVTSSTDSASANETSTASGDSTTANTTTSGESRSSHDMKIAWRYAQNSAPKSNVANETVTSKPNYTTLFDFTSRLIPRPSVNEISYIPVKTSFASIISQLETISQQASSKGMVLRVVVPSLLHPAIYPPHFAHPNELIPFLHSLRGLCRKYPQTLTVIISLPLQLFPRDTALIRWFELLCDGVLHLEPFPEEIINELREANSKDIGGSSSSKTTSSSNANQSQGLVHIYKLPVFSEKGVMAVRKSEHAFRVGRRQFEVQEWGIPVEDAPGPDTEESKKLDY